The Spirosoma sp. SC4-14 DNA window TGGCAATTTACCGGTAACGGTCTACAACCGGCTTATTGGCTATCTGCTGGTACTGGTTTGCTACCTAAGTGGCGCTTACGAAACCGATTATCAACTGGTCGAGCAGTTTGGATTCAGCGTCAATCATACCTTATTGCTCGGAACCTATAACCTCGGCTTTGCTTTTGGTATTCTGCTATTTGCCTACCGAAATCAGGTACGGAGCTGGATGATACAGGCCTCTCTACTGGGTGCGCTGATGGTACTGCTCTACATTACACTCTTCAATCCGGCCGTTATGGAACTGCTGGGCGGATATTTTCAGGGAACAGAAGGTAGCCTGGCTGGCTATTTTGCTCATTATCTGAGTCTGCTGTTCTTAACGGGTATTTTGTTTTTGCTCGACACGTTCCGTCGATCTCTGGCTCACTTACCTACCCTGATCAATCGGTGCTGGCCGTGGGTTCTGGGCTTTGTGATTGTTTATACGGCCAGTGCTGAATTGTTTGCCCATATCATTTATTTCAATTTTTCGGAAGTCGACATTGTGCATCAGCCTGCCCAGCGTATTGCCATGAACAACCGCTATTATTCACTTCTGACCCAAACCAGCAAGGTAGGCTTACCTATACTCTGGGGGCTTTGCGCCTTCGGGTTTATGTATCTGGGTTTATCGCACCGAAATCGGGCATACCGAATCATGTCGCTTAGTTTATTCGCTATAACGCTCTTCAAACTGTTTTTTTATGATCTTCAGGGTATTTCGGAAGGCGGACGCATTGCTGCGTTTATTTCGCTTGGCGTACTATTATTGATTATTTCGTTTATGTATCAGCGCATCAAACGGCTTATCTTGTCCAACGATTCTACTCCACCTGCTCCTGAACTATGATTCTGCGTTTTTGGCTGGTAGCCGGTTGTGTGTTGATAACGTCCGTAATCCGGGCACAGTCGTTCCGGTTGCAGGCTCGTGTCGATACGGTTCGCCAATCGGGTTATTACCGTATTCTGCTTCCGGTTGATGTGGTTGGGCAACTTAACCCAAACCTGACCGACATTCGGCTATTCGCCAGCCAGCAGGAAATACCTTATCTGTTGGTTCAGAAACCGCCCGTTCCCGCAACCCGATTTGTAGAATACGAGTTGGCAATGAGAACCATTCAGCCTCATGCCAGCACAACACTACTGATCCGCAATCGGGCAAAGAGCCGAATCAGCTCGCTGGCGCTGGTTATTCGGAATACGAACGTGCGCAAAAAATTGCGATTGAGCGGTAGTACGGATACTCAAAACTGGTATGCCATCGACGATGAAATCTGGCTCGAACCCAATTCGGGCCATGCAGCCCCAACTGACACCCTTACGATTCATTTTCCCGTAAATGATTACGAATATTATCAGTTGGTTCTCAACGATTCGATCAGCACGCCGTTAAATATTCTTCGCATTGGCTATTACCAATCAACAGCGCAACGGGGGACTTATTCGGTACTACCCAACCTCTTGCTATCGCAACGCGACAGCAGCAATCAGAAGACCTATATTCGCCTTAGCCGAGCCACGGCTACCCATTTCGACAAACTCATTTTTGTCCTGAATCAATCAACTCCTTTCCACCGCCGGGCAGAAGTGGGTTTGATTACTACCCGAAAAAAAAAGCATGGCCATATCGAAAAATGGTTTGAGCCCATCCGGTCGATCGAACTCAGTTCGGCCGATAGTAACGTTGTCTATCTGCCGGGCATAAAAACCAAAGATCTATATGTAGTTATCGACAATGGCGACAGTCCGCCCCTTTCATTGAGGACAATTAAGGCATATCAGTTAACAACCTATTTACTTGCCAGCCTAACAGCAGGCACCACATATCATCTTCGTTTTTCGGCTTCCGGTGCCCCCGCACCCACGTATGACCTATCCTATTTCAGGGCAAACCTACCCGTTGCCCCCCCTATTATTGGCGTTGGCCCCACAACGACACTTTCTCCAGACACAAAAAAAGCGGTGCTCTGGTTTAGCGACAGTCGCATTATCTGGCCAGTATTAGGATTGGTATTGTTGCTACTTGGCTTCTTCTCATACCGAATGCTCAATGAAGTAAGTCAGCGAACCGTTCGTTGATCTGATAACGCATTCTCCAGTTTAAACACCCAGGCATATTGACAGGGAATGGTAGCCGGTGTAACGGCAGGCGGAACAATGCTATTGCCTTTCATCGCTATTGTACCGTTAAAACCCAACAACGACACACGGGTCGGTTTCTTTATTGCCGGTATGGCAATAGGCTGTGTGGGCCACTCCGTGCAGATGGCGTATAAATCATTGCCCTTTCTGGTAAAAAATAGCCTGGTATCTTTCGTTACTTTGGGTGCGTTTTCCCAGGCCCGGCTCTTGTAAATAGCATCGCCATTTACAGCCAGCCAGTCGCCAATGTCGTGCAGTCGTTGCTGCATAATAACCGGAATTCGTCCATCGGCGGTTGGACCAATATTGAGTAACAGGTTGCCACCCCGCGCAACCTTATCGATCAAAATACCGATCAGTTGCCTGGAGGTCGAATAATCGTCCAGAATCTCGGCCCGGTTATAGCCAAACGACGAACCAATACCCCGGCACTCTTCCCACGGGCGTGCAAACTTCACGCCTTCCGAATTGCCATCGTGAATCAGATCATATTCAGTTGTAAAGATACCGCCATGTTTGGAGCGGGTTTCTTTACCCCACCGGTCGTTGACAACCACGTCGTTTTTCACGGGCGAATCGTTATAGAGCCACGCCAGAAATTCGGTGCTTTTCCAAACTTCGCTCGGGTGGTCCCACTCGCCATCGGTCCAGAGAATATCGGGTTTGTAGCGCGTAACGAGGTCTTTCATCTGCGGAATCATGTGGTTATCCACATAGGCATTCACATCACTTTTGTAGAGCGGATTGAACCATTCATAGAGCGAGTAGTAATAGCCCATTCGGAGACCTTTATCGCGTACGGATTTGATCAGATCGCCCGCCAGATCGCGGTGTGGTCCAACATCCACGGCATTCCAGTTCCACGACTGTGCACTGGGCCATAGGGTGAAACCTTCGTGGTGTTTGCTGGTTAAAACCACATAGCGTGCCCCGGAGCGTTTAAGTATATCGGCCCACTCGTCGGGTTTGAAGAGTTCGCACGTAAAGCCTTCCGCAAAATCCTGGTATTTAAAATTTTTACCATAAACCCGATCCTGAAATTTGGTAAAAATCGGATAAGCTGGGCTTTTCGGGTCGGTCGATTTCCACCAGTACCATTCGGCATACCGGTCATATACACCAACGCCATCGCGGGCGGTTGGGCCAAAGGCCGGAACCGAAAACAGCCCCCAGTGAATGAAAATACCGAATTTAGCATCTTCGAACCAGCCCGGAACCGGTCGGCTGTCGATAGATTCCCAGGTAGGCTTGTATTGTGCATTCACGCCAGAAAGGAAAGCACAGCAAAAAATAACTAACAATAAACGTTTCATGAGTCGTCACTGCTTTTACAGAAAAGCAAAAACGGCAGACTATATACCAAATAAATGTTTAGAGACTGATAACTCCTGATAGGATGGCACTGCCATGTTTAACCATCAAAAACGATCGTTTTTGCCAGCCTGTTCAAACACGCTGAGTCCAATGAAAGCAATTATCCTGCGGCTTACTGGATAAACTTTTGAAAAGAAAAAGCTGGATCGCGCATCTCGATTTCATTCTCGCCCGACTCATGTTGCGCTTCTGCTGCATAAACAAGCATTTGTTGTTCATAATGGTTAATAGCCTCTTCCAGGGTTGCATGCTTGCCGTTTGTGAGGTTATCTGATAAAATTAATGCGTCTATCAGTCCGGTATTTACACCCTGACCCGCAAAAGGAGGCATCAGGTGAGCAGCATCACCAATAAGCGTAATCGGTAAAGGACGATCATTTTTCCAGGGCTCAGTTAAGGGCAGTTTTCGGGTCGGCAATCCAACAAAAAAAGAGGTTGCGCTAACTAACTGCCTGTAAGGTGCGCTCCAGGTTGAGAACCTGTTTAGAAGAAACGTACTAATGCTGTCGGTATTCTCAAAATCCAGTCCATTAGTGTGGCTCCATTCCTGGGGTTTTTCAAAAATCACACCGTAGGTTAATATACCGTTGTTATAGGGGTTTGCGACCAACAAATTTCCTTCATAAGCGGCCATCAACCTGTGGCTATTGCATAATTGATAAAACTCCGGGCATTTTACTTCCGGTTGAGGCACATCGCCCTGTATGATAAACGTTCCGGTTTCTTCTACTTCAGAATCTGTCACATAACTTCTTACTTTAGACATACCGCCGTTAGCTACGATCACAAAATCGGCAGTGGCATCAGGTTTATTTTCGAACTGTAACAACCATTGGCCGTTACAGGCTTCTAGCCCGATTAACTTCCTATCCCACACCACTGTGTTGCTTTTTAAACTGTCAAGCAACATTTTCCGCAAATCATTTCTGTTTATTTCCGGGTTATCGTACCGATTTTCGGGGGTGGGTGTTTTAGTGGTTACTATAGTTCCATGCGGGTTAGCAATGTTTATCCCCATAGGTAATGCTATAGCATAGTAGCGTTCAAGCAATCCTGCTTTTTTCATGGCTTCCTGCCCTGATTTTTTGTGCAGATCGAGCGTACCGCCCCAGATTCTTGTTTGTGCATCTTTATCTCTCTCGTAAACCATTACGTCGACTCCAGCTTGTTGTAGTAATCTTGCCATGGTGAGACCAACGGGGCCTGCACCGATAATGGCTACCTGTTTATGCGTCAGTAACATGATTTTGTCTGGTTTTCATGATCAGTCAGAAGCACAAAAGTCCCGAATGCTCGTATGGCATTCTTGTATAAACGCGACAAAATTGTTAGCCAGCGCCGGTTGCCGACTCGCTATAAAATTCGGATCTTCATTTTGGATACAATTATCAGCATTCAGGAAACACCTGTCGAACGCCACTACCTGAATTTTGTGTCATACGAAACAATCAAATAGTATGACCACAACAAACCAAACAGACGCCAGCACTGCTGTAGAGAGCAAAGCCGTTACGTTCAAATCAAATGGACTCCGCATTGCCGGTATGTTATATCTTCCCGCCGATTTTCGCGCATCAGCACAGCCACGTCCGGCCATAGTAGTAGGCCACCCTGGCGCCGGGGTAAAAGAACAGACTGCCGGACTATACGCCGGGTTGCTGGCCAACAATGGATATGTTGCTCTGGCCTTCGACGCTGCTTATCAGGGCGAGAGCGAAGGGTTGCCCCGGAATTATGAAGACCCTACACAACGGATCGAAGATATTAAGGCTGCTGTTACCTTCCTGGCTTCGATGCCGGAAATAGATGCCAATAGAATTGGTGTGCTGGGCATCTGTGCTTCTGGCGGTTATGGCGTGGCAGCAACTGCAACTGACCATAGGATAAAAGTACTCGCAACAGTATGTGCAGCTGGTATCGGACACCAGTTTCGGCAGGGAGGAGATGGATTGCAAAGTCCACAAGTAATACAGGCACTGCTTGAGCAGGCAGCGGCAGACCGTTGTGAAGTAGACAATGGAAAGGAACCCGGCGAATTCTCTATCTTCCCCCCTACTGCCGAACTGGCTAAAGCCCTGGGCCAGCATGTATATGAAGGATGGGAATACTATTGCACCGACAGGGGATATCATCTGCGTTCAGCAAAAACTTTTACGTGGAAGAGCGTAGAGCTTGTTGCTGGATTCGACGCCTTCCGCTTTGCCAACCTGATTGCCCCTCGCCCACTGCTGATGATTGCAGGGTCGGAAGCAAAAACGTTGTGGATGACGCAGGAGGCAATAAAAACAGCTCAAGAGCCTAAAGAGCTGTTTATGATTGATGGTGCCACACACGTAGACCTGTATGATAAAATGGAGTTTGTAACGCCTGCCATTACTAAGCTCCTTGCGTTTTATACTACTACACTGTAAGCCATTGGTAAGAAGCCTCTTTATTGATCAGGCAGATAAGGAGGCTTCTTATTGTAAATACCTCATTTTGTATCTTTAAACCATGAAGAAGATGGCCGCCACTCCTCACCCGATCAATTCAATATCAGAACTACACCGCCTGCTGGGTCTTCCCAAACCGCTGCAACCGATGGTGAGCCTGGTACACAACTGTACTGTGAACCTGAGGAAAGACCAGTTTCCTCAGGCACTGCTCCTTAATTTTTATAAGATGTCTTTCATAGAAGACATGCGTGGAAAAGTAAAATACGGCCAGAGCTACTATGATTTCGATGAAGGTGGGATGGTATTTGTAGCGCCGGGCCAATTGCTCACAGCAGCGTCGGATGTCAATGAATATGAAGGTTTCAATCTTTTTGTACACCCAGATTTTTTGCGTGGCTATCCACTGGCAGCTACTATCGAAACGTATCATTTCTTCACCTATACTGCCAACGAAGCGCTGCATCTTTCGGCAAAGGAGCGAACAACGATCATTTCTGTTTTTAAGATCATTGAAGACGAACTGGAGTCGCATATTGATGATTCCAGTCAGGATGTAATTATTTCGCAGATAGAACTGCTACTCAATTACAGCAATCGTTTTTACAAACGTCAGTTTACGACCCGCAAAGTGCTGAATAATGATCTGCTGGCCAGGCTGGAACGGGTGATGGATGCTTACCTCGATCAAGATATGGCCCTAACCGACGGTCGGCCTACAGTGCACTACCTGGCAGAACAACTGAACGTTTCTCCTCACTATTTAAGTGATATGCTCCGTACGCAAACCGGGCAGAATGCTCAGCAACATATACACGGGAAAATAATAGAGCGGGCAAAACTACTCTTGAGTAACACTGGTCTTACGGTGGCAGAGGTAGCCTATCAGTTGGGCTTCGAATATCCGCAGTCTTTCAATAAACTCTTCAAGCAGAAGACGCATGTTTCTCCGCTTGAGTTTCGTAAAGCGTTTAACTGATGCAACAGAGTGCCTGGGCCAGAATGGATAACCTCATGCCCCCGACCGTCTGGAGCACAAGGTTTCAACGTGCTGCATCAGGCTGGTGTGAACGCAATCAAATCGTCGCTTAGAACTAGTTTATTCTTCTTTCTCTTCCGTGCGAATACTGCCGGTGTGGTGCCACTATACCGCTTGAACTCCCGGCTTAGGTGGGCCTGATCGGTATAACCGAGTTCATACGCTAAGCCAGCAAGGCTGGCATTAGGATACAGCCATAAGTGGTTTCGCACTTGCTCAAAACGCATCAGGCCCGATACATCTTTCACACTATGCCCAGAGAATTGTTTGAATTTTCTTTCCAATGTACGAACGGTTGCATGAGCCGTTGTTGCTAGTTGGCTTACTGGCATAGTGCCGTTTGCGGCTCTCATCGCAGCTCCAGCTTTGAATAGCATACTGCCCGTGTCGATGCCCGACCGCGCATTCAGGAAATACGGTATGAGCTGAGCCAGTGCATCTTCTGGCTTACCCGCCAGCATCCACTCAGCCAGCGTAGATTGAAGTTGAACAATAGGGTGCTCAAAAATACGCACGTTATCTTTTCCCGAAGGCAGCCCAAGCAGCGTGAACACGGTCCATGGAAAGCACCTGACACCAATAATTTCCAAACGGTGCTGAGCGTAAAAAATGACAGGCCGATTGAGCAGACCCACCATAAACGGTGATGGCAGCGTTAGTAAGTCGCCATGATAAACGGTGCTACAGGCGCTTCCGAAATAAAAAATAATTTCGGCATAACCATCTGGTATTACTTCAAAGCCCGATTGTTGCTCTCCGAAGTCACGCCTATCATACCAAAAGCATTTTATGGTATCCCGTAACTCTTCAGGAGGTTCAAACTCCTGGTGCTGCATGCAGATAGCTGGCATAGGCAGATTATAAGCTATGGCTATATCGTCAACACTAGCAGAATAAAGTATGACTAAACAAAACAAGTCTTGGTCCAGCCCCTCATCATCTACTTTTCAATAGTGCATAAAAACCAGAAGAGGCAATCCAGAGCTATGTCTGATTTATGCCTCTTCGGTCTGTTTAATAGCAAATAGAGAAATCGAATTGAGGTCAGTGCCTATTCTTCTTTCTCCTCTTTCTTTTTGTTCTTATTCGGGTCCCGTTTGGCAATCAGCTCACCATCTTTCAGCTTTTTCGAGACGGCAATAAATGGTCCTGAAACAATCTGTTCTCCTGGTTTCAGGCCTGATTTCACTTCAATATTTTCGAAGTCGCTGATACCGGTTTTTACTTCGCGCTGAACAGCTTTCCCGCCAACATTCACAAAAACAATTTCTTTTACCTTCTCTTTCTTTTCGGGTTGGTTGGTATTGCCAGACTGCTGGTTGTCGTTATCATCGGGTTTTTCTTTCTCACCCGTAGCATCTACCCCTTCGCCACGCGTTGTGACGGCGGCAATTGGAACTGCCAGTACGCCCATTTTTCGGTCGGTAATGATTTCGACCGAAGCGGTCATTCCCGGCTTGAATGGGTATCCTTTTTTATCTTTCTGAGCCAGTAGGTCGGAATAAGAATTATTCAGAATTTTCACTTTTACTTCAAACTCCGTAACGGCATCGGTCGATACGGTAGCCGCAGCCGACGAACCCGTGCTTCCGGCCAGCCCATTAGCCGTATTGGCAATTTCATAAACGATGCCTTTAAATTTACGACCGGCAGTCGTGTACGAATCAACTTCAATATCGGCAGTGTCGCCCAGGGTAACCCGAACAATATCGTTTTCATTCACATTGACCCGCACTTCCATATTTTGCAGATTGGCAATACGCATGATTTCGGTTCCGGCCATTTGCGATGTACCAACTACCCGTTCGCCTAACTCGATGTTGAGCTTCGAAACGGTGCCGTTCACGGGCGAATAAATTGTGGTTTTACGCAGGTTTTCACTGGCGTCGCGCAGGCTGGCCTCAGCACTCTGGATATTGAACTGAGCCGCCCGAACATTGGCATTGGCTGCTTCAACTTCCTGTTTGGCAACATTGTAGTTGGCCTCGCTGGTTTCCAGATCGGCCGACGACACTACTTTATCGGCAAACAATTTGCGATTACGTTCGTAGTCGGCCTTTGCCCGAATCAGCCGCGCACTCGACTGGGCTACCGATGCTTTCGACTGCTCTAGTTGTGCCCTGCTCTGATTTACGGTGGCTTTGGCCCGTGCCATCATCGATTCGTAGTTATCGGGCCGAATACGGCACAGCAACTGTCCGGCCTTTACCGGATCACCTTCGTTCACATAGAGGCCAATGATTTCGCCCGACACATCCGGACTTATTTTTACTTCTACCTGTGGCTGAACGCGCCCCGATGCGCTAACCCGTTCGATGATATTAGTACGCTTAACTTCGGCAAAATCGACTTCGGTGGGTTTGGGCTTCCCAATGATTCCTGTTTGTTTGGCGGCTACTAACCCAACGACAAGCACCACAACCAGTCCACCTAAAATCCACCAAATTCTGTTAGATTTCTTTCTCATAATGTGACAAGTATAATGAATAATGTAGAATGTAAAATGGTTGTAGCTCTTTTTTAAAAGCTGTTCTATTATTCATCATACATTGCACACTATTCACTAAAAACTAAGCGGTTTATTCTGATAATAATCTAAAATTTTCGTTCTGAATACGTAATCATACTTGGTTTGCACCAGACTGGCCCGCGCCCGATCCAGATTGGTTTTTGCAATCGTGTAATCGGTTGCGTTGATGGCTCCGGCATTCAAACGGCTTTCGGCGACTTCAAACGCTTTTTCGAGCGATGAAACCTGAACCTGCGTTGCCCGATACTTGTTGGCAGCAGCACGCATATTGGTATACGCTGTTTCGATTTGCTGGCGCAGGACCAATCGGGTATTCTGAGCAGTCAGTTCGGCTGTCTGCTGCTGAATTTTGGCTGTAGTGACCCGGTTCCGCGACAAATTGCCCTGAAAAATAGGTACACGCAGGAACAAAGACGCTGACTGGCTAAAGTTATTTTTAAGTTGGTTACCGTAGCTTACTCCCAACCGGTCATATTGGGGACTATTAGTGTAGACGGGAAGGTTATTTCCATTCGGATCAGTAAAATAGCCAAGTGTTTGTTGAATTGTCTGCCCATTAGGGGTTGATTTAGTGGCAGCGCTGGAATAGATCGTACTTAAACCTGCATTCAATGACAATGTTGGATAAAGGCCCCCTTTAGCAACTTGTACACCCAGCATAGCACTTTTTACACGCATATCAGCCCCTTTTATCTCGGGCAACGTGCTGGATGCTACATCGTATAATTGCTGTACACTAGCCGTATAGGGGTCCAGACCAGGATCAGGCACATTCACTGGCTCAACCTCAAAATCCTGGTTGATAGGCACATTCATCGACTGTAACAAGGCCACTTTAGCCAGGTCCACCGTATTCTGGGCGGTTACAATATCAACCTGATTACTGGCCAGAGTAGCCCGCAGTTCATATAAATTAGCTTCCGGCGCCGAGCCAGCGCTCACCAGGCGCTGCATACGGTCGAGCTGAGCCTGGGTCACTTCGGCTTGCCGCCGGGCAACCGCTAACTGCTCCGTACCAGTCAACACATTCAGATAGTTCTGGGCAACGGTCAACGAAACATTATTTTTGGTAGCATTCAGTTCCTGTTGGCTTGCCTGCAATGTCAGTTCATTTTGTTTGACCGTATTCCGCAATACCATGCCATTATATACTGTAAACGAAGCGTTTAACTGGTAGTTACTGGAATGAATCGTTTGCTGAACGAAGGCGTTTGACTGAGGGTTAATGCTATACCCACCGTTTATACCCTGGTTGGTCTGAAAACTGGTGGTTGGCAGCAAATTCAGCCGGGACTGATGCAGTTGCAAGTCGCTATTGGCAACTGTTAGCTGTCCCTGCCGAACAGTAATATTGTTCTGCTGGGCAATTTCAATACATTGTAACAAATTCAGCCTGGCCGGAGTAGATGCCGATGAAGCCGTTGCGGCACCGCTGAGCGACTCCGCATTCGGATTAGTTTGGGCATACGTTCCGGTAAGACTTGTTGTTAGCATCAGAGCAACAATGGCTCCGATTGATTTCCACGCCACTTGCATGTTCGCTGGATTTTGATGGTTCAATGTTACAAACTTACTTTCGGGGCAACTATTATTTTGGGATAAACGGCGCAAACTAAGCATGTTTCTGGTTTATAATTCGGATATACTTACAGAAGACGAGTTTCAATTGCCGGTCGGCGACCGGGCTTTTCAATATGGTGATGGCCTTTTCGAGACAATTCGCTACGAAAACAACCACCTTTGGTTTTGGTCTGATCACATGACTCGCCTAACAGCTGGCATGCTGGCATTAGGCTTATCGGTGCCTGCCGGATTCAATGAACCCACCATTCAGCATTCGATTCTTCGGTTGATTTCGGCTAATGGCCTTACTCCTAATCCGGCCCGGATTAAGCTCCAGGTCTGGCGAAAACCGGGCGGACTCTACACACCTTCCAGTCAGGATTTCAACTGGCTGATTACCGCTCGTGAAGGACAGCCCTTTCGGATAAGCAAGCAGACAAAAATAGGAATTTTTGACACCTACCGCCTGAACGAATCCCCAGTTTCGGCATTTAAAACGCTGAACGCGCTACCTTATGTGCTAGCCGGCCAACACAAACAAAAACATGGTTTCAGCGATGTTGCCCTACTGAATGTTGGCGGTTACCTTGCCGAGTGCGTGGCATCGAACCTGTTCTGGTTTCAGAATGGCCTTCTCTACACACCTTCTCTCCATACGGGTTGCATTGATGGTATTGCCCGGCGGCAATTAATGCGCCGTTTCCCCGATATCCAGGAGGGCTTATTCTTGCCAACAATACTCGATGAAGCTGAGGCTGTTTTTGCGGCTAATGTTATGGGTATTCAATTGTTCAGCGGAGGATGGCCCGACAAACGGCTAGACCAAATCAGGGAAATTTTCATACATAAATCTGTTTAAGTTAAGCTTTCGGGTAGCGTCGATTGGTATTGATCGGTGCTAAGCAGCAACCAGTAGATCAAGTGCCGTGCCATCCTGATTAACCATTGACTTACAGATAATTACACGAAAAGCCTGATTCACTTCGTCCGTTCCCGGACAATTTTTTACCCAAAATCGGACAGGCCGTAACGGCTTACCCTCTGCCCGATCCGAAAACCTGACGAAACTCAATAAATGGCAAAAAAAGTGAGTAGCTATACTTTTTAAGCCCCTGTTACTATCTTTACTTAACTACAACTAGCGAAACCGCTAACCCATCTCTGCCGTACCATTTTTTATAAGATTACATTTTTCGAAAACCAATAAGACTTCTTACAGCTTATGGGTTTATGAATCTAATGAAGCAATTTCAAGATTTGCCCGCCCGCCGTCAGGAACAACTGATGGCTTTTGATCGCCTGCTGACTATTATGGACGAACTTCGCGCTCAGTGCCCCTGGGATCGTAAGCAAACCATGGATAGTCTGCGGCATCTGACCATTGAAGAAACCTACGAATTGTCGGATGCCATTCTCGAAAAAGACATGGGTGAGATTCGGAAAGAACTGGGCGACATTCAGCTCCATCTGGTTTTTTACGCCAAAATCGCATCAGAAACGGGCAACTTCGACATAGCTGACGTGCTGAACGGCGTTTGCGACAAGCTCATTAGCCGTCATCCACATATTTACGGCGATGCCGTTGCCGAGACCGAAGAGCAGGTTAAGGCCAACTGGGAGCAATTGAAACTCAAAGAAGGAAACAAGTCTGTGTTGGCGGGCGTGCCGGGTTCGTTGCCAGCGCTGGTAAAAGCAATGCGGATTCAGGAAAAAGCACGAGGAGCCGGATTCG harbors:
- a CDS encoding aminotransferase class IV, which codes for MFLVYNSDILTEDEFQLPVGDRAFQYGDGLFETIRYENNHLWFWSDHMTRLTAGMLALGLSVPAGFNEPTIQHSILRLISANGLTPNPARIKLQVWRKPGGLYTPSSQDFNWLITAREGQPFRISKQTKIGIFDTYRLNESPVSAFKTLNALPYVLAGQHKQKHGFSDVALLNVGGYLAECVASNLFWFQNGLLYTPSLHTGCIDGIARRQLMRRFPDIQEGLFLPTILDEAEAVFAANVMGIQLFSGGWPDKRLDQIREIFIHKSV
- the mazG gene encoding nucleoside triphosphate pyrophosphohydrolase → MKQFQDLPARRQEQLMAFDRLLTIMDELRAQCPWDRKQTMDSLRHLTIEETYELSDAILEKDMGEIRKELGDIQLHLVFYAKIASETGNFDIADVLNGVCDKLISRHPHIYGDAVAETEEQVKANWEQLKLKEGNKSVLAGVPGSLPALVKAMRIQEKARGAGFDWEEKQQVWEKVEEEMQEFKAEFNTETNNAIDPARAEGEFGDLLFSLVNYARFIDINPETALERTNKKFIKRFTYLEQQARANGKSLSEMTLAEMDVYWNEAKTEPPGSPAGLH